From a region of the Salarias fasciatus chromosome 6, fSalaFa1.1, whole genome shotgun sequence genome:
- the LOC115390311 gene encoding CB1 cannabinoid receptor-interacting protein 1-like, which yields MDDVPEIITLSIALRIQPNEGPVFFKVDGTRFGQSRTIKLLTGSKYKIEVVMKPGSVQATNMNIGGIIFPLEQQSRDEESVVYHGLYDTEGVPHTKSGDRQPVEVSIEFNKAGTFETVWQAKYYNYYKREHCQFGNKFSSIEYECKPNETRTLMWINKEAFN from the exons ATGGACGACGTCCCTGAGATCATCACCCTGTCCATCGCGCTGCGGATCCAGCCCAACGAGGGCCCGGTCTTCTTCAAGGTGGACGGGACGCGGTTCGGCCAGAGCCGGACCATCAAGCTGCTCACCGGCTCCAAGTACAAGATCGAGGTGGTGATGAAGCCCGGGAGCGTGCAGGCCAC aaACATGAACATTGGGGGCATCATCTTCCCTCTGGAGCAGCAGTCCAGGGACGAGGAATCTGTGGTTTACCACGGTCTGTACGACACGGAGGGCGTCCCCCACACCAAGAGTGGAGACCGGCAGCCTGTCGAAGTCAGCATCGAG TTTAACAAGGCAGGGACATTTGAGACCGTCTGGCAGGCCAAATACTACAACTACTACAAGAGGGAGCACTGCCAGTTCGGCAACAAGTTCAGCAGCATCGAGTACGAGTGTAAACCCAACGAGACCCGGACACTGATGTGGATCAACAAGGAAGCCTTCAACTGA